The sequence CCAGCtggatggagcgcagctggaaGAGCTGCTGCCGCTTGCTGGTCACCTCCCGCTCTGTCCTCCTCTGCTGCTCCTGTGGGGCCACAGCAGAGACATGGTCAGAAGGACACTCCCTCCACACCACATGTCCACCCCGCACATGTGCAGTGCAGTATAGAACCTCTAGCCTGACCACAACAGTGTGTTCCTCAATATCCCTACATGCAAAGACCAGTCATATCTCACTCATTGCTCTCTAGGTTTCATTGGCAGTAAGCACAGTGCCATGCACCTGCGTGTCATAGTCCTCACATGGTTATAATGGTGTTAATGCTCTACTTTATAAGCAGTCTTGACATTATCATCTATATGATCTAACTAGAAGTACAAGTGCCAATATCCACTGTATGTGCCTGACCAGTAGAACACTGATATAAATATACAATGTGCAACATTTTGTCCCTCAATGAACTGAATAGATATAGATCTGAATAGATagaacaaaagaacagtatacatgtacatttagcagatgctttatgCCAAAACAACTTTGAAGGACAAAGTAAGCTAACAATTAAATAATGGAGAATAATGGGAAATAGAAAGCAAAGTAACATCATGCATTTCAGTTTTGTGGGCCATAAAGAGAACAGGATATTTGTACATCAAACATCAATGTTTCACCTTCAGTTTGTCTGccttctccttcttcctctgtctctccgtcTTCTTCTCCTGTTGTGAGCTGGAGACCATGCCAGTGTCTTCCTCGTCTCCCGCCATCTCATCAGCCACACCCTCATCCTGCTCCTCTTCGTCCAGAAGCCCTTGAATCTGCTCCTTAAATGTGGTCTCCTGCATGTGCAAGTCAATCAAATGGTCCTGAAGGATCAATCCTTCTACTTTGCTTGAAcaatcagggttcccactctaagtcaaatataaaattcaatgaCTTTTCCCTGATAAAAAAACctaaatttccatgacttactaaaTAATGAATGGTACGatataccgaccaatgatttcCGAGCAGCCGCTTAGCAcccaagaatcttttacttttagagcgggagatgaataaatgggcattgaataaacaaagttgggctaatCAAGCAAGCACTAAAGCTAGCTAATAACCAGACATACACCAGTTCTGAgtggaaatatttgtattaatgtattctGGCAAGTAAATgttgctacaacaaaattccctgatattccatgactccctgactttccatgtctggaacaGACTTTCAAAAGTCCCACGATATTTCGGAAATTCCATGAAGCGTGGGAACCCTGAGCGGTTAATGGGCATCATACATATACATGTGACCATAACTAACTGCACTACATTGTGCATAGGACTGTTGCCCCAGTGTTCTACATCAGAACAATAAGCTGTTGTGTTGCACTGTGTTGTGCTAATGTAGATTCAGCAATCTTCATTTATGTGAGCTGTACTCTTCTAGTGTCCTCAGCTATTTTAGCTTAGTGAGCTGAGCTGTATGGTAAAGTTTAAGTGGGGGTGGCTATACCTCAGTTGCTAGCTCCTGACGATTCACCGCAAGTTGCCTTTCCAGACGCTCCTCTGCCTTCAGCTTTTTCACCTCTACCTCATGGGCCTCCCGCAACAACtcctggaaaagaaaaaaaaaacacacacgtcAGATGCAAACTACATGCTAACAACTGCAGTCATTCACAATCACAAAGCTGATATCACAAACTCTATGTTGAACTTAAGACAGTCAACAACAATCATTTTATAAAATGGTATGTGTCCAAAGGAGCAGAGGGTGTGATCGGTAGCATCACCTGATGGGAGAAGAAGTCCGGGTTGTAAGAACCACCAGGTGCAATGACCTCAATGGCTGGAAGTTCTGACGGCCTCTCATTCAGTTTTTCTGGTCgctgaaaagaaaacaacaaaatgttgtCCACGTCAACATCAGAAGCAAATGCAAACAGAAAATACTAGAACATTCCATTTACCCTCTCCATCCTTCCCCCAATCATAAATCAATACCTCAATGCAGTTATCAAGTCTTTCAACAGTGCTCACCTTAACCGGCTTCTTTTTGGTCTGTTCAAGGTAGAAGCCATCTGCTGTCTCTGCGGCTGTAAAATAGGAATGCTCGTCAAACATCAACACCAAAAAAATTCCAAAGCCAACAACCATCAGTCAATAGAAGTCAATAGAAAAGGCTGCTCACGTTGATCTCCCCACAAGTCGTAGTAGGCCCTCTCAGGGTTGTTATTGGGAACAGTCTTCTCTCGTACTGGCGTTCCGGCTGCGAAGGCTGCTCTGCGGAGTTCCAGGAGTCTCTCTCTGCGAGGCACCACACCTTTGGCTGCCAGCTGCTCTGCCTGCTCCTGCTTGCGTCGCAGCTTCTTGGCATTGGGCTGCTGGTGGGCGAGGATACTGTAGAGACACAATTGAAGGAGTACAACACAATTAGCTTGTGTGATCTCATGAGCAACATGTACAtttgtacatttatttatttagcagacacgt is a genomic window of Alosa sapidissima isolate fAloSap1 chromosome 15, fAloSap1.pri, whole genome shotgun sequence containing:
- the nop53 gene encoding ribosome biogenesis protein NOP53, producing MLRKTNMAAARKHKRVAASQPGFLSLKSSTDISELNIGRKKRVNKNKKKNWNKFSDIQDVEEFLDDVRLQERATGGLIADKSDDSLFFLDIGESKKKESLPTGGEEEDKKKRKNKRPLKVDLILQANSHIPAPKDILAHQQPNAKKLRRKQEQAEQLAAKGVVPRRERLLELRRAAFAAGTPVREKTVPNNNPERAYYDLWGDQPAETADGFYLEQTKKKPVKRPEKLNERPSELPAIEVIAPGGSYNPDFFSHQELLREAHEVEVKKLKAEERLERQLAVNRQELATEETTFKEQIQGLLDEEEQDEGVADEMAGDEEDTGMVSSSQQEKKTERQRKKEKADKLKEQQRRTEREVTSKRQQLFQLRSIQLELKKREQRTRLRQSRRKALQLAQKTQPRRLGRLKFQNPDLDVQLSDELAGSLRRLKPEGSVLKDRFKSFQKRNMIEPRERAKFKRKYKLKYVEKRAFKAIT